The Leptodactylus fuscus isolate aLepFus1 chromosome 3, aLepFus1.hap2, whole genome shotgun sequence genome has a segment encoding these proteins:
- the HDAC2 gene encoding histone deacetylase 2, producing the protein MAYSQGGGKKKVCYYYDGDIGNYYYGQGHPMKPHRIRMTHNLLLNYGLYRKMEIYRPHKATAEEMTKYHSDEYIKFLRSIRPDNMSEYSKQMQRFNVGEDCPVFDGLFEFCQLSTGGSVAGAVKLNRQQTDMAVNWAGGLHHAKKSEASGFCYVNDIVLAILELLKYHQRVLYIDIDIHHGDGVEEAFYTTDRVMTVSFHKYGEYFPGTGDLRDIGAGKGKYYAVNFPMRDGIDDESYGQIFKPIISKVMEMYQPSAVVLQCGADSLSGDRLGCFNLTVKGHAKCVEVVKTFNLPLLMLGGGGYTIRNVARCWTYETAVALDCEIPNELPYNDYFEYFGPDFKLHISPSNMTNQNTPEYMEKIKQRLFENLRMLPHAPGVQMQAIPEDAIQEDSGDEEGEDPDKRISIRASDKRMACEEEFSDSEDEGEGGRRNVADHKKGTKKARLEEDKKETDDKKSDVKEEDKSKDNAVEKMDTKGVKSEQQSNP; encoded by the exons ATGGCGTACAGTCAGGGGGGCGGAAAGAAGAAGGTCTGCTACTATTATGATG gtGACATTGGAAATTACTACTATGGACAAGGGCACCCTATGAAGCCTCACCGGATACGGATGACTCACAATTTGCTTTTGAACTATGGACTTTACAGAAAGATGGAAATATAT cgcCCTCACAAGGCAACCGCCGAAGAGATGACAAAATACCACAGTGATGAGTACATTAAATTTCTACGATCTATAAGACCAGACAACATGTCTGAATACAGTAAACAGATGCAGAGAT TCAATGTAGGAGAGGACTGTCCTGTATTTGATGGCCTTTTTGAGTTCTGTCAGCTGTCTACCGGAGGCTCTGTGG CTGGTGCGGTGAAACTGAATCGCCAGCAAACCGACATGGCTGTTAATTGGGCAGGAGGGTTACACCACGCCAAGAAATCTGAAGCATCTGGATTCTGTTACGTCAATGATATTGTTCTCGCCATTCTGGAACTTCTAAA ATACCACCAAAGAGTGTTGTATATTGATATTGATATCCATCATGGTGATGGTGTTGAAGAGGCATTTTATACCACTGACCGTGTCATGACTGTTTCTTTCCATAAATATGGGGAATATTTCCCAGGAACTGGAGACCTCAGA GATATTGGAGCTGGAAAAGGAAAGTATTATGCTGTCAATTTCCCAATGAGGGATGGGATTGATGATGAATCCTATGGACAGATCTTCAAACCA ATCATATCAAAAGTGATGGAGATGTACCAGCCCAGTGCCGTGGTCTTACAGTGTGGAGCAGATTCATTGTCTGGAGATCGGCTTGGATGCTTCAATTTGACAGTGAAAG GTCATGCAAAATGTGTTGAAGTTGTAAAGACATTTAATTTGCCTCTGTTGATGCTTGGTGGCGGTGGGTACACTATTCGCAATGTCGCACGCTGTTGGACATATGAGACTGCTGTTGCACTCGATTGTGAAATCCCCAATG AATTGCCATACAACGATTACTTTGAATATTTTGGTCCAGACTTTAAGCTCCATATTAGTCCTTCTAATATGACAAATCAAAATACCCCTGAATATATGGAGAAAATAAA ACAGCGTCTGTTTGAGAACCTGCGAATGTTGCCACACGCTCCTGGTGTTCAGATGCAAGCTATACCAGAGGATGCTATTCAAGAAGACAGCGGTGATGAGGAAGGTGAAGATCCTGATAAACGCATCTCAA tacGGGCATCTGATAAGCGGATGGCGTGTGAGGAAGAGTTTTCAGATTCTGAGGATGAAGGTGAAGGAGGAAGACGTAATGTAGCTGACCATAAAAAGGGAACAAAAAAAGCAAGACTTGAAGAAGACAAAAAGGAAACTGATGACAAGAAATCAG